The genomic stretch GAGTTGATGCTTGCCGAGACCGTTTCGAAGAGAGAGTCATCAGTTGTAATTATGCGATAATTATTCATATGGCTACAATGTAGGAGTTTGTTTGTTTCTTTCTTCCGACCAGGTACGCGGCAGCTGAGCAGGAAAAGGTGGAGATAAAATACTCAAAATTGGCATAAGAAAGGGGGTAGAATATGCTTTTTGAGACTGAAATGGTGTGTAAGTAAAAAAGAGTAAAAAGGACACGGTTTGATTGTGCTGATGGGGGGCAGAAGCGCCTGACCTGTTGTTGAGAATAATACATTGTATGTCGGTAAAGAAAATGCAACTTTGGTAAAAAACTTGACTCTTTCCCGAAAAAGCATTTTAATTTTTTTAGTCCCATAAAGGTGTTGCATAGCTGTCACTTTTCGTATTGAAAATGTTTTTTGTCACTGACGGTGCCGATAAATACGAGGAAAGAATGATTGCCAAAGTAGAATAATTATCGAGGTAATGATTTGTTAACTATGAAGAAAGTCATCTTGGTTCAATGTGTGCTCCTGCTTTTATTTTATATGTAAAGAAGAATGGCGGCGCGGAACGTCAAGCGGTTATTCTTGATTTGAGCTTGGTGGAATTTATGGACAGCAGCGGTGTCATAGCTATCGTTTTCATGTTTAAATCTTTGAACTCGAAAGTATCGCCCAAATTTCTTCTCTCCGAGCAAATTTTACCGAAAAAATATTATACATCCGGTCGGTGTTCAATTCAGTATGTTGTAGGACTTTTTTTTGCTATGCCTTTCTTTTTTAAAGTACAGAAAGGGTAACTCGTATTATTTCAAATTCATCGCGGTAATTATGAAAATAAAAGCGTTCCGTTGGTGGAAACAGGAAGTAGGAAGCTGGATGCTGTTGTTCCTGATAATTTTTTTTGTGTTTTTAGCGTACGCTAACTATTCTTCTCTATGGGTGAATTTTGGAGGGTTTGAGTGCAAAAATTTCCGGGACCTCATGTTTGAGGCCCCCCTTATTCTATATGTATCAGTGTTTTTTTTCTTCCCCAAAATAAAAAATAGATTCTGCAGATACTTAACCCCTCTTGTTTTTGGACTGGTTTTTTATACCTCTTTTGATGTTTTCTATAGTTTTCTGAAAAGGTCCCCGCATCCGTCAGATTTACGTAATATCAGCATGGTAACAGATTTTTCCCCTTGGCTTGGCCGCCTTATATTTATATGGCTCGTCATTGTTCCGACTGCATCTTTACTGTTTCTGGTCTGGCATACTGTAAAAGATTATCCAGCGAAGAAATTTTTTATTTCCTGGGGCGGTAGAACGGTCTCTTTTATTCTTATTGCAATGCTCCTTGGTTCAGCTGCTTTTGGAGATTTTTACACAAGAAGATTCAACTATATCGACTGGTCTCAGGAAAGGACCATAAAGAGTAACGGGCGGTTGGCCAGTTTTATCTATTATGGAGTACAGGAAGAAAGAAATAAGATTGCCTTGCGGAGCTTTTCAAAAAAGAAATTATCAAACACGATAGATATTCATAATACTTTATATCCCGACCATGGAATGATCAATAAAAGAAATATTCATTTTATTGCTCTTGAAAGCTTTCTTGATCCGCGCCTTATAGAGGGAGCAAACTTCAATACTTCTCCTTTATCAGAAGAGCTGGTTCCTTTTATGCTGGAAGGGGGGGAGTTTTCACATGTTGAATCACCTGTTTATGGGGGAAGAACCGCGCAGGCGGAATTCGAGCTTCTTTCTGGGATTAAGGCGTTGTCTAAAATAGACAGCATCGAATTTAACGTCATGATGGGTCGGCCAGCAGATAGCTTTATAAAAAAATTGACAGATTGCGGTTATCAGTCTATCGCAACTATAGCAAGCGGATCGGGATATTTCAATTCAAAGCAGGCCTACAGAACTCTTGGGATAAAAAAGGTATCTTTTTTAAAGGACATTGATCAATTTCGTGAACCGGACTGGATGCCTGTTTTTGACGGTGACGTGTTTCAATACCATCAGGAAGCAATGGAGAGCTTTGCTAAAGATAAAAAACAGCCGCTGGTGAGTTATATTCTTGGTATGTATGGGCATTTTCCGTACGGAACAGACCCGGAAAAACAACCGGATATCATTGAAGTACAACATGATGATGATCGTGTACATAAAATAGCGAATCAATTTTTTTATAGAACAGAAGCCGTTGCAAAATATATAAAGCGGCTGCTGCTGGGTGATCCTGACTGTGTTATTTATATCACAAGTGATCATCTGCCTCCTATACTTTGGGATGGAACAAGGTACATGCTTGATCAGCATATGAACATCGCCCTCCTTCTTGATGCAGGAAAACCTGTTGATGTATCGGGGAAAAAGTATTTTCAAATACCTTGGCTGATTTGGGAAATACTGGGGGGGCGGGAAGCTGACCGTAATATTGATGAGGAAGAGATGGAAAATCTCTATTTTAAGTTACTTTCCGCAAGTATCTCCAAATGACTGTAAAGGATGTTCTGAGCTCCTGCGGGAAGATTGTTATGCTTCCTTGCTGGGCCGGAGCGGTTGTGCTGTTGGCAGATGTCCTGCTCTGGCCGACGAACTCACAAGCGAAAGAAGAAACTTGGAGTGATATTTGGGACGGGCTGCAAAGCTCCTTTGCCCTGCCTTTTGATGAATGGGATATTGACACGTCGCCTCAGAATATTTTAGAAGATTTTATGGATAGATGGGACCCTGATGTTGGCATGTCTCTGGTGAAAAAGGGCAGCAAATATGCACCGGTTGTCAGTGCTGGTTTGAAATTTACACCGTTGGGATATTGGTTTGCAGAAACATCATTCTATCGCTATCTTGATAAAGATGATCAGAGCCCCTGGAATCCGGATTTTGTCTACCGGTTCGGCTATGAAGATTGGCATCCGTATACATTGAGTTTGGTGTACAGTAATTATTCGGGAAACCGTTCCTACCATGATATTGCTGAAAAATACAACAACGGTAGCTATTCGCTGAGCTGGGGTTTTCCTGTTCCTGATCTGCTTGCAGCTCCTTTTCTGATTGAGCCTGACAGGAAGATAAACTGTAGTCTGTCAATGAGTTATTCTCCTAGGTATACAGATGAAAATGGAGAAACCCAACGAGATCAGTCCCGTCTGAAATTGACATCCAATGCCCCTATTTATGGCGGGTGGTATTTCAGTGTCAGTTTTATATCTTATCTTAACAGCAATCAGCAGCAATCTTGGGACCCTGATTACACTTTTGAATTCGGCTGGCGCGGTGAATATTTTTCTGTATCATACAGTAATTACAGTGGGAATCGTTTTCCTTGGCGGAAAGATATGTCTCATGATGGAGGCCTTGGTGAGGGCAGCATAAGTATAAGCTGGAATTTATGATAACCATTGATTTAAAAAAACCTGCATTTCAATATGAACGAAAAATCAAGAAAGATATATATAGACTACTTGAGAGCAGCTGCAACAGTAGCCGTCATATTCATTCATTCGACTTCGGGATGGTACGGTCAAGTCGAAAATATTGATGCTGTGAGCTGGTGGGTAGCCAATATTTTTAATGCAGCAGCCCGTTTTTCAGTTCCTGTATTTGTTATGGCTTCTGGAGCAGTATTACTTGGAAAAACGATAACTATAGGTGACTTCTACCGCAAACGTGCGATCAGATTGCTTCCTCCGATTATTTTTTGGTCCGCTCTTTATACTCTTTTCAGAATATATAAGGGAATGGATAAGGAGTCGCTCATGCATTTTCTGACCATAGGTATCTGGTCTGAAGGAAGTGCATATTTCCATCTCTGGTATTTATCAATGTTTTTTTGCCTGATGCTGTTCGTTCCCTATATCAATAATGTTGTAACCGGTAAAAAAACGACCAGGAAAGAATTTACAGTTTTTATTCTCCTTGCATCAATATTTTTCCTGTTAAATACAGTGTCCGATCTTGCGAGAGAAATAAGCAATATTTACATGTACTGGCATCTCCTTTTTCAATGGTATATTGTTTATTTTATAGGAGGTTATTTCTTAGATAAATACGGTAAATCTTTCTCGTTCGGCAAGAGAGCGCTTGTTTTCGTAATCGTTATCCTTGTAGCTGTTGGATCTTTAGGGAATTTTTTAATTGTTGAGCGTTTTCATATTATAAAAGACTACCTTTTTCTTAACGATAAAGGAATTGTATCGTTACTTCTGTCTTTTTCAGTATTTCTTTTTTTTAGAAGATATACACCAGATTTTTGCCCTGCTCAGATAGCAGCGGTTTCGAAGAATTCTTTTGGGATATATCTTGTTCATCCTCTGATTTTGGATTTGCTGTCTTCGGTCTTTTATAAATTTTCTTTACCCGGCTACGCGCATATTCTGTTAATCTCACCGCTGACTTTTATTATTTCTTATTTTTTTATTACTATCATACGAAAAAACGGGTACCTTCGCAGTATTTGTTGACTATGGGGTCCACTTTAGGGTTCACTTTACGTCTTCCATCAAGGGCGGCACCGGGGGGAGTGTTTAAATAACATGTTTTACTTCAGCGAGTTTGAGTCAAGGTGTCCTCCATCTCCTTTACCGTATTCATCAGTTATGGAATTTCTATGGCAGATGTTTGCAAGCATGAATATTGCCGTCGGAGCGTGGTATATCAGTTGGCGCTGGTGCTGTTCGATAGACTACTCCGGCAGCGGGATCTGGTATTCTCTGTGGTGGTTTTCTCTGCCATTGGCAGCAGCAGAAACCTGTGCCTATCTCGGTTTGATTCTGTTCACCTTCAATCTGTGGAAGGTGAAAGACACTCCGCGCCGCCGACCGCCTCGTTCAATTCGAGAGTGCGTTGCCGACCCGGATGCCCATCCCGATCGCCCTCTTCAGGTTGATGTGTTTTTTCCTACAGTCAATGAAGACCCTGAATTGGTTCGGCTGAGTGTACGGGATGCAAAAAAGGTCACCTATCCTTCTCCCATCAATATTAAATTTTATATTCTTGATGACGGTCGACGCTCCTCCATGAAACAGATAGCTGAGGAGGAAAAGGTCGGCTACATCGTTCGGGATGAAAATGTTGGATTCAAGGCGGGAAACTTGGCCCATGCTATGGAAAGAACAAGCGGTGATTTTATCGTTATCTGCGATGCCGATACACGTATGTTCCCGACAATGATTGACCATACACTCGGCTATTTTCGCGACCCTGATGTTGCCTGGGTGCAAACCCCGCAATGGTTTTATGACATTCCTGAGGGGCGCCCTCTGGCGGTGGTCTGGAAGAATATTTTTGGGCGACCGGGTTGTCTGTTGGCAAAGGGGATTGAACGGCTGGTCGGGCCGATACGGATCGGCTGTGATCCCTTGACGAACGATCCTAAGATGTTTTATGATGTTATTTTGCGGCGACGAAACTGGGTCAATGCCTCTTTCTGTTGCGGTGCGGGGTCTGTTCATCGCCGTGATGCGGTCATGGAGGCGGCTTTGAAAAATTATACCGAAACAATCACCAACACTCTGCAGAAAAGCCAAAAACTGGAGAGGAAAATGAATCGTACTATCAGGCGTTTTTTTGCCAAGCAAAATATACAACAGGATATCGCGGGCGAGTACGCTCAGCGCCTTGATTTTGCAAGAAGTATTCCCTTTACTCCGTATAAGTTTCATGTTTCGGAAGATATCTACACTTCCATTATTCTTCATAGTGATCCAGAGCGTCGTTGGAAATCCGTGCAGCATCCTGAGGTGGAAAGTAAGATGTTGTCACCGCAGGATTTACGCAGCTGGATGGTCCAACGTTTTAAGTATGCTGGCGGTACGCTCGACATCATGTTGCGTGACCGAATGCTCTTTCGACAGGGACTTTCCTTGCCTCAGCGTCTGATGTACGGTGCCACCCTCTGGTCCTATCTCGGAGGGATCTGGAATTTGTTTTTTCTTTTGGGGCCGATTATTTATCTGTTCAGCGGTATTTCACCTGTTTCCGCCTATACCCCGGAATTTTTCAAGCATATTTTACCCTTTTTGTTGCTCACGGAGCTGGCTTTTATGACAGGAACTTGGGGAGTCAACGGCTTTCCCGGCAAAGCGTCATACCTGGCCTTTTTTTCCGTCAATATCCGTGCTCTGTTCACAGTGCTTAAAGGTGAACAGATTAAATTTCCGGTGACGCCCAAAGAGCGACAGGAAGGATGTTTTTTCTATCTAGTGTTGCCCCAGTTCACGGTTTCTCTACTGACGCTGCTCGGTATCATTTATGCATGGGCAATGCTTCTCAGCGGTACAGGCCCCCATACCTCCGGCGGTGTGATTATAAATACCTTCTGGGGCGGATATAACATCATAGCCCTCAGTACTTTGGTTCGGGCTGCTTTCTGGAAACCGCAGACATGAGCATCCCTATGAAGAAAGGATTACTTCGCGCCCGCAGTCATCTCGCTATGATTATCGGTCTGCTGCTTGCCTCAGCCTTGGTAATAACGCTTGAATTATGGGACACGGATTTCGTTGAAGATAAAATAGCTGAGTCAAATTTTCATAGTGATATCAAAATGCCGCAGCCTGGCCCGTTGACCGATAGAGAACACGAGTGGGCAAAAACTGCTTGGAGGTATTTTGAAAATAATTATCAGCCGGATACCGGTCTGGTGAACTCTGTGCAGGACTATCCCGCAACAACAATGTGGGATACTGCTTCGTATCTGATGGCTCTGGTCAGTGCCTATCGTCTTGAAATTATTTCTCATCATATTTTTGATACTCGGCTGTCATACGCCTTGGTCAGTCTTGGCAGGTTGGAGTTGTTTGAAGATAAGCTCCCGAATAAGTCCTATAACACCAAAACGTTGGCCATGAGCGATTATGACAACACGCCCAGTCCGCATGGCATAGGCTGGTCAGCTATTGACTTGGCCCGATTGGTGGTTCCGTTGCATATGATCATCCGACAGTATCCCGAATACACTGTGGAAGTAAACAAAATTTTACAGCGGTGGCAGTGGACGGCCCTGCTGAAAAATGGGCAGATGATCGGCGCACGGGTCAAAAACGGTCGGACAGAGTATGTGCAGGAGGGGCGTTTGGGGTATGAACAGTATGCTGCACGGGCTCTGGCGCTGCTGGGGCTGGATGTCAGTGTTGCCGGGGATACCGAAGCTTACCTGCATTTTTATCGTCAATATGGTATTGACGTACCTACCGACAGGCGTGGTCCAAAAAAATTCGGCGCGCTTAACTATGTTGTCAGCGAATCGTATATTCTTGACGGATTGGAATTCGGTGGAGGTAGAGTGACGGGAGAATTTGCCTGGCGGATTTATCGTGTGCAGGAAGAGCGTTACAGGAGGACCGGTACTCTCACCGCCGTCAGCGAGGACCATATCGACCGCCCCCCTTATTTTGTATATAATACAGTTTTTGTTAATGGTGAGTTTTGGAAGGCTGTCACAGATAATGGAAAAGATGCTGAGGAGTTCAAAACCCTCAGTGCCAAAGCCGTGTTTGGCTGGCAGGCTCTGTATCGAACTGAATACACCGGCACTCTACTGGATAATATCAAAAAACTGGGTGACCCGAAACTTGGCTGGTACGCCGGTATTTATGAAAAAAGCGGTAAGGTAAATGCGGTTCTGACCGCAAATACTAATGGGGTCATTTTGGAAAGTCTGGCAGCAATGCAATTCGGCGGACTGCTTCATCTGCCGGGTGTGAAACAATGAAAGGTGATGCTGCTTTTGCTTGTATTTTTTATGGGAAGATACTGTGAATTAAACTCGGTTACGGTTATTGTTTATGAAAAAGACAGCCTTTTTTTTCAGCCTTTTTCTTTTGGCTCAATGTATATCGGTCCACTCCGCTACTGCGTTCAGCCAGGATGATGTTGAAAAGTTGATAGCGACAAAGCTGTGCAAAAAATGCGATCTGTCCGGCGTAAGATTAGAAAGAGTAGATCTGCAAGGAGCCGAATTGCAAGGAGCAAATTTGAAGGATGCTCATATTTTTCAGGTGGGGGCACAGAATGCGGATTTTAGCTTTGCAAATTTAACGAATGTTTCAATTGTCCAATCAGATTTTAAGCAAGCTTTGTTCAATGAATCCCGTCTGGATGATATTTATATTTTTCAATCTTATTTACAGGGTGCTGATTTTCGCAGCGCATCTCTGAAAAAGTCCTCTCTTGCACAATCAGATTTTTCTTTTTCGGATTTCTCCGGTGCAGATCTTTCTCGTGCCCATCTTTCTGCAGTTGATTTCTCGGATACGAGATTGTTAAAAGCTGATTTAAAAAGGTCGTCTATTGAACACTCGAATTTTGTTCATGCAAATATGGAAGGATGTAGTTTAGAAGAGGCGAAAATGCAGGCTGTTGATCTTAATAAAGCGATTTTAAAACGTTCCAATCTAAAAAGAGCAGAATTTACGGCTGTAAGTTTTTTAGAGACTGAAGTGGTATCCTCTCCAAAATCCAGGGTAGCTAAATAAAATTTTTCAAAGCTTGCAATATGGCTCAATTTATAAGAATATATGCCTCATGAATGCAGATAGTCTGAAAACCTTACAACAGCTTCATATTGATTTTGACTCACTGCCCGACAATGGGGTGCAGGATAAAATCATGCTGTTGATAAACATCGTTGAGCAGTTAGCCCAGGAGAACCAAGAACTCAAGGAAACTGTCAAATTGCTCAAAGACGAGAACAACCGTCTCAAAGGAGAGCAGGGGTGTCCGATAATTCGACCCAAAACACAATCTGGTGATATTTCATCGGAGTCGGACCGTAAAAAGAAAAAAACAACAAAGCAACCCAAACGGAAAAAACGCAATCTTGTTATCCATGAGAAAAAAAGCTGCCCAGTGGATAAGGAAAAATTACCCGCTGATGCTGTACCAAAAGGACACGATACCGTTGTTGTTCAGGATATTATTATAGAGGTGAAAAACACCGCCTTTAAGCGGGAAGTCTATTATTCAGCATCAGAAAACCGACGAATCATCGGCGCATTACCCATTGAATATCAAGGTGGTTTCGGCCCCGGCATCAGGACATTGGTCCTCTGCTTATATAATGACTCCAACATGAGTCAGCCTAAAATCCATAGCTTGTTGCAGACAGTCGGTGTTGAAATCTCACCAGCAACAATTTCTCGCATAATAACAGACGATGTTACCTGTTTTCACGACGAAAAATCTGAAATTGTCTCGGCTGGTCTTCAAGCAACGAATTATCAGAATGCTGATGATACCAGTGCTCGTGTCAATGGCGCCAATTTCTACAACCATGTACTCTGCAGCCCCTATTATACAGCATATTTTACCAGAGCGAAGAAGAATCGCCTGACTCTGCTGGAAATATTCAGTGAAGGCGAATTGACCTTCCAGCTAAACTCGCAAACCATTGAACTGTTAAGTGACTTTAACCTGTCTGAAAAACAGCGGCAACGTCTGACACCATTTTTAAGTGAACGCATAATGGAGCGTTCTGAAATGGATGCTTTGTTGAGTAGGTTGTTTCCTGACCCTGGCAAACAGAAAACGAATCGTCAACGCATTTTGGAAGCCTGTGCTGTGACAGCGTTTCGTCATCAGGGCCGCCCGTTTCCGATCCTTATCTGTGATGATGCCCCTCAGTTTAAGGGGATCACCGAACATCTTGGTCTATGCTGGGTCCACGAAGGCAGGCATTACAAGAAACTGCAGCCGTTCATGGAAAATAATCGCGAGAAACTGGCAAAAGTGCTCAGTGACTTTTGGGATTATTACCATTGCCTGCGGAGCTATAAAGAGGCTCCCTCCAAGGCTGAAGCTGAACGTCTTTCCGAGCAGTTCGACACCTTATTCCTGCAAACAACAGGCTATGATCAGCTAGATGACCGTTTACGGAAAACATGGGCCAAGAAGGATAATCTTCTGCTTGTCCTGCAATATCCGCACATTCCTTTGCATAATAATTCTGCGGAACTTGGTGCCAGAGTTCAGGCACGAAAACGGGATGTCAGTTTCCAGACGAAAAACGAAAAAGGGACTCAAGCAAAAGACACCATGATGACTGTGGTCGAAACTGCAAAAAAAATGTCGGTCAATGTGTTTGAATACATCCATGACCGTATCAGCAAAAAGTACGAAATGCCCTCCTTGGCATCCATCATTTCATCTCAATCTCAGCATACTGCTTCCGACCCCGCCTGAAAATATTCCTGTTACCCTGGTTTTTGGAGAGGATACCTGAAGTGGAACGTAAAAATTTGCAGACTGCGTCTATCAAGGATGCCGGGGCGGAATAATTTCGAGAGACGAGGTCGGAAAGAATAAACGGTATCTCTGGTACCTCCAGCTAGGAATCGATACTGTTGTTCTGTTGTTGGAGCTGTATGAAAGCACGAACGGAAACTAAAAAAGAACAGTACTGCTTTGTTCAGTGATGTTATATTCTCACTTTAGGTGGAAGGTTATGAAAAAAAATATCAAAATAGTAATGCATAGTAAATATTTTCTGTTGGTTTTCTTGGTTTTCCTGTCTCTTTTCTCCTGCACAAATAAGCCGTTTCTCCCTGTGGATCTCCCTGATTCCGATTCGAAGAAAAACGAAAAAAATGCAGGAAGCCTGTCTGCGTCATCCAACCCGCATGGCGTTCGCGAACGTATACCCTCCCCATTAACCGATGAAGAGCTTGAGATGGCAAAAATTGCTTGGAAATTTTTCGAGCAGAATACTCAGGACAATGGATTATGCAATGCTGTGGATCAGTATCCTTCCACCACCATGTGGGACACAGCGTCTTATATAGGAGGGCTTGTTTCTGCCTATGAGCTGGGGGTTATAAAGAAGCAGGAATTCAACATGCGTATGACTAAATTGTTAGGAATGCTCAACCGCCTGGAATTTTTTAATAATGAGCTTCCTAATAAAGTCTATCATACCCAGAGCGGTATTAAAGTTAATTATAGCAATGAAGAGGGCGAAGTAGGATATTCAGCCGTCGACATGGGGCGGATGCTGATTTGGTTCAAAATTGTTAAAGAACGTTACCCTATCCATGCGGCAGCTATTGATAATTTTGTGTTAAAGTGGGATTTTTCCAATGTAGTTAACAAAAATGGTACGTTATATTCAGCGATGTTTTTGAATGGTGAAATCAGGTATCTTCAGGAGGGCCGTCTCGGTTATGAGGAATATGCGGCAAAAGGGTTTCAGCTTTGGGGGTTTGATACAGAGCGAGCTTCAAAGTTAGAGCCGTATCAGACAATTCCTATATATGGTATAGATATTCCTTATGACAGTCGTGATCCACGTGAGCTTGTGGCTCATAATTATGTGGTTACAGAAAGTTATGTCCTTGATGCCATAGAGTTGGGATGGGACCTGCCGTCTGATCGTACCAGTCCTGAGGATGTGTACACTGACCAGGCAATGGCGAATTTTGGACGAAGGATTTTTGCGGTACAGGAGGCTCGATATCAGGATACCGGTATCCTGACCGCCCGTACCGAACATCAGCTGGATCAGGCTCCTTATTTTGTTTACGATACCATCTATAGCGACGGATATCCTTGGAATACTATTGATGCCGGGAGTAATCATGCACCAAAATACGCCGCCTTGGCTCTCAAGGGTGCATTCGGCATCTGGGCTGTTTGGGACATGCCGTATTCACAGACATTGATTGACGCTGTCGGACATCTGTATGATTCGGAAAAAGGTTTTTACGAAGGAATATACGAAAATGGCTCAGGTCAGATTGATATTTTTACGGCCAATAACAACGGTATTATTTTGGAATGCCTCCTCTATAAAGCGCGGGGTAAAATATTGCGTTTCGGTCAGCCGCATCCTTCGCGCTGGGACAAAGTTATGAAGGAATGTCCGTCTGGGGCCCAAGATCTCGCTCAATGTATGCGTAGCAGGAAAAAATGATGCATTTACGTTCCCTATTTTCCTCCTTTCTTATTGCGGTTTTCCTCCTGGCTTCGTTGGCAGGTTGCGGTCTTATCGTTCGGGGAACTCAAAAAGGAGTGACTGAAGTTGCTAATTCCGAATTGTTCTGGCAGGGTAGGCACGGTAAATTAAGTGATCAGGAAATGCAATGGGTCAAGGCGGCTTGGCAGTATTTTGTCAAAAATTATCATGCAGAAACCGGCTTGGTCAACGGAGTTGAAGGATTCAGCACCGCCAGTGTCTGGAACGTTGCTGACATCATCTCCGCCACAATAGCTGCGCATGAATTTGAACTGATTGATGATTACGAGTTTGATCACCGTATGACGCCGCTTTTGGAGTTTCTTAATCAGATGTCTCTGTCATACGGCATGATGCCTGACGTGTTTTATAGTACTGAAAGTGGTGGCATTGTTGATCAGGGCGGAAAGGATTACGAGGAAAAAGAAGAAAGCGAAGGTGGTGAAGGCAGCAGTGGAAATAAGAAAGGCGGCACCGGTGCAGATGGCAGTGACTTGAATGCTGATCAAAAAGGCTGGTCTGCGATCGACATCGGTCGCCTGATGATCTGGTTGCAGATACTTCGTGGGTATGCTCCGCAATATGCTGAATATATTGATAAGGCTGTTCTGCGTTGGGATTTTTGCAAGGTGATCAATGAGTGTGGAGAATTATCCGGCGTGAACCGCAACAGCAGTGCGAGTCCCATGTCCAGAAATCCAAAGGAGCCACTCGGTTATTATGATTATGCAGCAATGGGCTATGCTGCTTGGGGCTTTCCGAAAGGTTCTTCAGCGAACAATCGCTCTTCGGTTAAAATTTACGACATAGAGCTTCCTGTCAGCAAGGACGATTTTCGTGAAACCGGCATTGCCGACCCCTTGGTCAGTTTGCCTTATCTTTTGTTGGGGTTGGAGTTTAACTGGGATGAATCAGGTGAC from Candidatus Electrothrix communis encodes the following:
- a CDS encoding DUF3131 domain-containing protein encodes the protein MMHLRSLFSSFLIAVFLLASLAGCGLIVRGTQKGVTEVANSELFWQGRHGKLSDQEMQWVKAAWQYFVKNYHAETGLVNGVEGFSTASVWNVADIISATIAAHEFELIDDYEFDHRMTPLLEFLNQMSLSYGMMPDVFYSTESGGIVDQGGKDYEEKEESEGGEGSSGNKKGGTGADGSDLNADQKGWSAIDIGRLMIWLQILRGYAPQYAEYIDKAVLRWDFCKVINECGELSGVNRNSSASPMSRNPKEPLGYYDYAAMGYAAWGFPKGSSANNRSSVKIYDIELPVSKDDFRETGIADPLVSLPYLLLGLEFNWDESGDLLSPDSYSSNPALADMAQRIYKVQEKRYQYERIFTARTDYRRSSPPYLIYDSIFANGYAWNTLTPEGELHADLALVSTSVVFGMWALWDTPYTDGLMQLVSTLYDPERGWFEGRREKDGGYERTITCTTNAMILEALYYKVYGKLYRILKPKSYADIMMQDEFRRPDCSPPEFDDCASEGRK